A single genomic interval of Procambarus clarkii isolate CNS0578487 chromosome 17, FALCON_Pclarkii_2.0, whole genome shotgun sequence harbors:
- the LOC138365581 gene encoding piggyBac transposable element-derived protein 4-like — MRTFNVFMTAKRYQHIGQFFHSYNQFAIPPNNKNRMIKLSTIITYLTNKFGLYYVPNQALSLDEGTMSWRGRLSFKVYNPNKPDKYGVKLYMLAEAGTGYIIDFEVYSGVGKTTVETVMGLMRPLLNKGYHLYMDNYYNSVHLTELLRENGVYTCGTLRLQRGAPKELQQLAKGKFAVDQTIFRRKDNTFVILWKDKRVVSVITNCHNADTQEVQRRKRVKKRDGTSSVQIVTVNKPTAICDYNNNMKGVDHFDQMVKYYRFTRKSHKWTKKITFYVLQMAIHNAYVLYKMYTTDAKKLTLLQFHEVAIWPLLRGPG, encoded by the coding sequence ATGAGGACCTTCAATGTCTTCATGACTGCAAAACGATACCAACATATTGGCCAGTTTTTTCATAGTTATAACCAGTTTGCAATTCCACCCAACAACAAGAACCGCATGATAAAACTCAGCACCATCATTACTTATTTGACCAACAAATTTGGCTTATACTACGTCCCCAATCAAGCACTCAGTTTGGATGAAGGTACAATGTCGTGGCGTGGTCGTCTATCCTTCAAGGTTTACAACCCCAATAAGCCTGATAAGTATGGGGTAAAGTTGTACATGCTTGCTGAGGCAGGGACTGGTTATATTATTGATTTCGAGGTTTATTCTGGAGTGGGCAAGACAACAGTTGAGACAGTGATGGGCCTTATGCGACCCTTGTTGAACAAAGGTTATCATCTTTATATGGACAATTATTATAACTCTGTCCATCTCACAGAATTGCTAAGGGAAAATGGTGTGTACACTTGTGGAACACTCAGATTGCAGCGTGGTGCCCCTAAAGAGCTGCAACAACTTGCAAAAGGTAAATTCGCTGTTGATCAGACTATTTTCAGGCGCAAGGATAACACTTTTGTTATCctttggaaagacaagagagtggTGTCAGTGATCACAAACTGCCATAATGCTGACACACAGGAAGTACAGAGAAGGAAGAGAGTGAAGAAACGTGACGGAACATCATCTGTTCAGATTGTAACTGTGAACAAACCAACAGCCATTTgcgactacaacaacaacatgaaaGGAGTTGATCACTTCGaccaaatggtcaaatattacaGGTTCACCAGGAAATCACATAAGTGGACTAAGAAGATCACATTTTATGTCCTTCAGATGGCTATACACAATGCCTATGTGTTGTACAAGATGTACACAACTGATGCCAAGAAACTGACCCTACTCCAGTTTCATGAGGTAGCAATATGGCCCCTGTTGAGGGGACCTGGATGA